One genomic region from Yamadazyma tenuis chromosome 4, complete sequence encodes:
- a CDS encoding dolichyl-phosphate-mannose-protein O-mannosyl transferase (CAZy:GT39; COG:O; EggNog:ENOG503PABX) — MSEVKLPPGYHQGIARPYYTSSPIPAVVGRAVLGNIDRFCLFSLLAVGVLVRLYKLPYPSEVVFDEVNFGSYIHEYFHGRFFIDVHPPLIKLLYYWCAILFGYDGEFEFSHVDEKYDQNVPYVALRLVSATCGLVTIPVTYLILRHNYCGPVSALFGSFLVLIENSMVTQSRFFFLDSPLILFTAVTMLGFSMARNSTAFSGRWHANWLLTGVFLGLACSSKSSGLLTYGWIGILAFLQLWTVLGDLEVSDFGWWKHLVARIVYLVGVPFTIYLAAFSLHFHALPNVGPGAGPMTPQFKATFKDYDTIRKEPVEVVYGSTVTLKHNEVGKYLHSHPFNYKTGSKEQQVTLYSYHTDYNNEWEIHPKTKRTDMRLFDQVNPIKNGDVVRLFHKATGKFLHVNNVRPPITEKDYANEVSCNGTRDLLGDINYEFKIHILDKKPHSKNNLPNIKLRATESVFQLFHQGTRCSLVAHQGKLPGWAFGQNEVLCINQPTIPNTLWYVEYNSHPMLDKDQSSERVNLGGLTFWKKFVEYQKVMWMFNKGMGGSHEYGSRPEAWPFLIRGTNYYSTDARVKTADEPGSHIYYFGNLAIYYFGVMAILFIGLKQVFYLINHLNPFMLPNETTNVSMFYQATMETILGYVVHYQPYFMMERELFLHHYLPAIYFCILTVTYFVEYQISKRKLFGYILVGVIGGLSLGCFVYFSPLIYGTDWSREACREAKWIGSWDFDCRTYKK, encoded by the coding sequence ATGTCCGAAGTAAAGCTACCCCCCGGCTACCACCAGGGCATAGCAAGGCCGTACTACACATCCAGCCCCATACCAGCAGTGGTGGGAAGAGCCGTGCTTGGAAACATTGACCGGTTCTGCCTCTTTTCCCTTTTGGCAGTGGGTGTGCTCGTCCGGCTCTACAAACTCCCATACCCCAGTGAAGTTGTATTTGACGAAGTCAACTTCGGAAGCTATATTCACGAATACTTCCACGGGAGATTCTTCATCGACGTGCATCCAccgttgatcaagttgCTCTATTACTGGTGTGCCATACTATTTGGGTATGATGGAGAATTCGAGTTCAGCCACGTAGACGAGAAGTACGATCAAAACGTCCCGTATGTTGCCCTCCGGCTCGTATCGGCGACATGTGGGTTAGTGACGATACCAGTGACATATCTCATTCTCCGCCACAACTATTGTGGTCCGGTGTCGGCGTTGTTTGGCTcgtttttggtgttgatcgAGAACTCGATGGTGACCCAATCACggtttttcttcttggactcgccattgatcttgtttaCCGCTGTCACGATGTTGGGTTTCAGCATGGCGAGAAACTCGACTGCTTTCAGTGGCCGCTGGCATGCCAACTGGTTACTCACAGGAGTGTTTTTAGGGCTCGCATGCTCAAGTAAGTCGAGTGGACTCTTAACTTATGGGTGGATTGGGATCTTGGCATTCTTACAACTATGGACCGTTTTGGGGGACTTGGAGGTGTCGGATTTTGGGTGGTGGAAACACTTGGTTGCCAGAATTGTTTATTTGGTGGGTGTTCCGTTCACGATCTATTTGGCAGCTTTCTCGCTTCATTTCCATGCCCTTCCGAATGTAGGTCCAGGAGCCGGCCCCATGACGCCCCAGTTCAAGGCCACATTCAAGGACTATGACACCATCCGAAAAGAGCCGGTGGAAGTGGTTTATGGCAGTACGGTGACTTTAAAACATAATGAGGTGGGTAAGTACTTACACTCACACCCATTTAATTATAAAACTGGCTCCAAAGAACAGCAGGTGACGTTATATCTGTATCACACTGACTACAACAACGAGTGGGAAATACATCCCAAGACCAAGAGGACCGATATGAGACTCTTTGACCAGGTGAATCCCATTAAAAATGGAGATGTGGTGAGACTTTTCCACAAAGCTACCGGAAAGTTTCTTCATGTCAACAACGTGAGGCCCCCCATCACTGAGAAGGACTACGCCAACGAGGTGTCGTGTAACGGAACACGAGACTTATTGGGAGACATCAACTACGAGTTCAAAATCCATATCTTGGACAAAAAGCCCCATTCAAAAAACAATTTGCCCAACATAAAGCTCAGGGCCACCGAGTCCGTGTTCCAGCTCTTCCACCAAGGGACCAGGTGTTCTCTAGTGGCCCATCAAGGGAAGCTTCCGGGATGGGCATTTGGTCAAAACGAAGTTCTTTGCATCAACCAGCCCACTATTCCTAACACTTTATGGTATGTCGAGTACAACAGCCATCCAATGCTAGACAAGGATCAAAGTTCCGAGAGAGTCAACCTAGGAGGCCTCACGTTCTGGAAAAAGTTTGTGGAGTACCAAAAAGTGATGTggatgttcaacaagggCATGGGAGGTTCTCATGAGTATGGCTCAAGACCCGAAGCATGGCCATTTTTGATCAGGGGAACCAACTATTACTCTACAGATGCCAGGGTAAAGACAGCAGATGAGCCTGGAAGTCATATATACTATTTTGGAAACCTTGCCATCTATTATTTTGGAGTTATGGCCATTTTGTTCATTGGATTGAAACAAGTCTTCTACTTGATTAACCATTTGAACCCATTCATGCTCCCCAATGAAACTACCAACGTCAGTATGTTCTACCAGGCAACCATGGAAACCATACTTGGGTATGTGGTTCATTACCAACCATACTTTATGATGGAGCGAGAATTGTTCTTACACCATTACTTACCGGCAATTTATTTCTGTATTTTGACGGTGACGTACTTTGTTGAGTATCAGATATCGAAACGGAAGCTCTTTGGCTACATCTTGGTTGGGGTGATCGGAGGGCTTTCATTAGGATGTTTTGTGTATTTTTCTCCATTGATATATGGAACTGATTGGTCTAGAGAGGCATGTCGAGAAGCCAAGTGGATTGGATCCTGGGACTTTGACTGTAGGACCTACAAGAAGTAG
- the SRB7 gene encoding RNA polymerase II mediator complex subunit (EggNog:ENOG503P37G; BUSCO:EOG09265SHM; COG:K), translating into MSDRLTQLQICVDQLIEQFNATVNYVNVHSEQAPLDEDPSSVTNIAASAPVAGQVPPQPTQPQTGQTSNGLSDHPTSHESEGSGANFDNTINELSTDIILKSRQISMLIDSLPGVGISEDSQMQLIKDLSVELQEVESERIQKIHQKDELLKWVEGLILEVASGISNTK; encoded by the coding sequence ATGTCAGACAGACTCACTCAACTCCAGATCTGTGTGGACCAGCTCATCGAGCAATTCAATGCCACCGTCAACTACGTTAATGTGCACAGCGAGCAGGCACCTCTCGATGAAGACCCCAGTTCTGTCACCAATATAGCTGCCAGTGCGCCGGTGGCCGGGCAAGTACCTCCACAACCAAcccaaccacaaacaggCCAAACCAGCAACGGACTCTCGGACCACCCGACTTCACATGAGAGTGAGGGTCTGGGTGCCAATTTCGATAACACCATCAACGAGTTGTCGACGGATATAATACTAAAGTCTCGACAAATCTCTATGCTAATTGATTCCTTACCAGGAGTAGGGATATCTGAAGATTCACAGATGCAGTTAATCAAGGATCTATCGGTGGAGCTTCAGGAGGTTGAAAGTGAGAGAATACAAAAAATACACCAGAAAGATGAGCTTTTAAAGTGGGTTGAAGGTTTGATTTTAGAGGTCGCTTCTGGCATCTCCAACACAAAGTAA
- a CDS encoding uncharacterized protein (EggNog:ENOG503P2YD; COG:O) yields MSDADYVPHWQEDSGSIKCGRLVCATCSDQAVRYFPRTVIANPSDTVIYSSQAEIYKTCDECVEEIRMIRRALFDSNIVGEHAENRSWSSSASEGNASASGTMSVPADDRNSVMKFSRTRTSTRVLDSSTNSSTNNLASSRDDDSDHNLCPVCAINMLDAYITTHKKKINEISNDDFETFKEDHIKSCLTSFDFDYSHSRFAGGASGSNHTHPRNKMLVYNMPPIPKPQFEAIPAVEGTSYDTIKQMSGYDEGLHLRIGSVTSISTVQQNEKEDPDDDDNECVICLEELKPGDKVGRLECLCVFHYKCIKDWFNKKGYGECPVHYLSK; encoded by the exons ATGAGTGACGCTGACTATGTACCCCATTGGCAAGAGGATTCAGGCTCCAT AAAGTGTGGAAGACTTGTTTGTGCTACTTGTTCGGACCAGGCGGTGCGGTACTTTCCGCGCACGGTGATTGCCAACCCTTCAGACACAGTCATATACCTGAGCCAGGCGGAAATCTACAAGACCTGTGATGAATGTGTAGAGGAAATAAGGATGATCCGAAGAGCATTATTTGACAGTAATATCGTGGGAGAACACGCAGAGAACCGGTCATGGAGCCTGTCGGCCAGCGAGGGTAATGCCAGTGCCAGCGGTACCATGAGCGTCCCGGCCGATGACCGAAACAGTGTGATGAAGTTTTCTCGCACCAGGACCTCCACCCGGGTGTTGGATTCCTCGACCAACTcgtccaccaacaacttggcGAGCCTGCGGGACGATGATCTGGACCATAACTTGTGTCCTGTGTGTGCAATCAACATGTTGGATGCCTACATCACGAcccacaagaagaagatcaatgaaatcagtaatgatgactttgagaCCTTTAAAGAAGACCATATCAAAAGTTGTCTCACGTCGTTTGACTTTGACTACAGCCACTCACGGTTTGCGGGCGGGGCTAGCGGCAGTAACCACACGCATCCTCGCAACAAGATGTTGGTGTATAACATGCCCCCGATTCCAAAACCCCAGTTTGAAGCGATTCCCGCGGTGGAAGGGACTTCTTACGACACCATCAAACAGATGAGTGGATACGACGAAGGGTTGCATTTACGTATTGGGTCGGTCACATCGATAAGCACGGTTCAGCAGAACGAGAAGGAGGACCcggatgatgatgacaatgaGTGTGTAATTTGTCTTGAGGAGTTGAAGCCAGGAGACAAGGTGGGCCGGTTGGAGTGTTTGTGTGTGTTCCACTACAAGTGTATCAAGGACTGGTTTAACAAGAAGGGATACGGCGAGTGTCCTGTGCACTATTTACTGAAGTAG